ggtaccatcagtgttattgttGGGTATAATACTAATGGAACCATcattgttattggtgggaataatactgatggtaccatcagtgttaattgGGGCAATTATACTGATAGTACCATGAGTGTTATgtgtggcaataatactgatatAGTACCATGAGTGTTATgtgtggcaataatactgatggtaccatcagtgttattggtgggaataataccgattgtaccatcagtgttattcgtGGCAATAATACTAATGGGACAATCGATGTTATtcgtggcaataatactgatgctaCTATCACTGTTATTCGTGGcaataatactaatggtaccTTCACTGTTATtcgtggcaataatactgatggtaccatcagtgttattggtgggaataatacagATAGAACCATCAATGTTAATGATGGGAATAATACTGAGGGTAACATCAGTgctattggtgggaataatagtgattgtaccatcagtgttatttgtggAAATAGTACTAATGGAACCATCAATGTTAAAGGTgagaataatactgatggtaccattagtgttaattgtggcaataatactaatgataccatcagtgttattgcaGGCAATAATAGTAATGTTACCATCAGTGGTATTGGTGGGAATAAGACTGATGgaaccatcagtgttaattatgggaataatactgatggtaacatcaatgttattggagggaataatagtgatggtaccatcagtgttattggtgggaataatactgatggaaccGTTAGTTttaatggtgggaataataatgatggtaccatcagtcttattggtggcaataatattGATGTTACCATGAGTGTTatttgtgggaataatactgacggtaccatcagtgttattggtgggaataatactaatGGAACCATCactgttattggtgggaataatactgatggtaccatcagtgttaataTTGGCAATTATATTGATAGTACACGAGTGTTATgtgtggcaataatactgatggtaccatcagtgttattggtggcaataatactgattgtaccatcagtgttattggtggcaataatactgattgtaccatcagtgttattggtggcaataatgcTGATGGTACCATGAGTGTTATTCGTGGCAATAATACTAATGGTTCCATCGGTGTTATTCGTGGCAATAATACTAATGCTACCATCACTGTTATTCGTGGcaataatactaatggtaccTTCACTGTTATtcgtggcaataatactgatggtaccatcagtgttattggtgggaataatactgatggaaccatcagTGTTAATGATGGGAATAATACTGAGGGTAACATCAGTgctattggtgggaataatagtgattgtaccatcagtgttatttgtggGAATAGTACTATTGGAACCATCAATGTTAAAGGTgagaataatactgatggtaccattggTGTTATTTGTGGCAATAATACTAAtgataccatcagtgttattgctGGCAATAATAGTAATgttaccatcagtgttattggtgggaataagaCTGATGGAACCATTAGTGTTAATtatgggaataatactgatggtaacatcaatgttattggtgggaataatagttgttccgtccggttgactgggacgtcttcgtgcgcgacatcaaccgtcagctagagactccttcccactggttacctgcgGATTCCtccaaaaaagaggacaaagaggcgccctagcggccgtttgcactccgacgctcaagtcagccagcaagaaacaccaaaactgtgcacctccatctctgagcaccgcgtgtggcactctgaagatggtaaaaagaactgtgtattgtgtgtgtgttttctccctcaggcaaagatctttccccagtcccttgtacgtaaccccaaggctcgagcaagcaactagagagtttctggtcAATTTgcccaaaagttccaaccccgttcccaacattctccgTGCTATTTAAaccacccaagcatttaaagcgccttaaagtgcttttaatcacaaacgtaatgCGCTCAATTAAAgcatttaattagaaaacgtagcgcatttaagacgttgaaacgcttgggagccattatagtacctgaacgctcgaaacggaaactgtattgaatgactttaattacttggcacctgactaaagggtgtttctattctgacctggctgtcctacacgtggagggcctcacgacgccatgaccccatctgggggtgtttctgcccatctggggacgtttctacgtgtgagtcctcctgcctgggagtgctactgcgctaggggcgACTTTtcgggtgccaactcatgcccccaatcatctagtcactcactttgagagcgtatctgccttcctcttgtaccctgcacccggctacccttgGCGTGACCTgtctcttgagtcgtatctgtcccaaaggcgtctctggggcggcaggggtacttcacgagtcaggctgccctacactggtgttgttactatggccttgaagccacctttctctcctctttattactgttccctggttatccagggtttggggccctcccacggcgtcgccccctccatggtctttcctacccatgggtatcggggagcagcgctgtggtcaccttgcccttgtgccattccatcttggcgacacccaGTTGGGCGGCGCCCTATCTCGGTGATGCCCtgttaggcgacgccttacctgggCGACgctttacgttgactttgacctttacgttgactttgaccttgacttcgtcaacgcccgggtacgggacggtacacaagccccccagtcttaagttgatgacttgtcttcagcgaaaaAACTAAGGCttcgcccacgccatccacgtggcacccagtgacgtgtcattcttgctgacgtAGCAACCTTGAAACCATTGACGTGACGCTCTCCGAACCCTTGGGGTGCTCTTAATggttgattggacatcctctgaaatgGGGAAAGCAACGCttttggggccacgcttaatcgcgtgccacgtggttcatcacgcggtcatccttaagaacctcttgcgctccccttgagcacttaatcctgcaacacgtggcatcatcgCACGGTCACCATTTGTTGTCCCTCGCGctcctcgtaacgtttaagttacccaaaccccgcgcttggaaccactgttacatccactttctctgcctttcctcactgttcatcttctttgaATCCCTTCTCTCGCGACACCTACTCtttcgtgcttccgctctccacgcccttcaacccccaaaggtacggtttttcctctccttgatgattccctttactgcatgaactgcctgggactgtccatgtTACTGCATTTCTTTGGATATCGTTTGCATGCTTCTTCGCTCCTCTCGTTCCTCTTTtctctcgtgtgggtagggttcTCCTAAGATTCCtccattttttccccttttcttctcccaaccctttttctctgaaccctttcttttctcttttgatcttcagctctTGCATCaatggcgaaaactaagaccgccgcgcctcccccgctccctaagtcttacTATAAAGGTgagtatgactgggcccccgacgatctCCTCGATGAATGCTCCACcctaaactctgttgaggacgttgaggcccacaggggggaccctgcgctttacaatttcaacgccttccataaaaatcacgactcccacGTCCTGGTATGCCGGGTGAGACCTGGGATACCCGTTTGTGGGGACTCAAGAGACACTGGGGGaaaccccttcttcttcctttatcaaatggtactcaagagagtgggcctgcgtctgcctcTTTCTTCCTTCGAGAAAGAACTGCTTACAGAGATAAACACCGCCccagcccagctccaccccaacagctgggctttcgtaagGGGGTTTCAGATTCTCTGCGGATATCTGGGTGTCCCCTCTtccgtggacgtttttcttcattttttcgaggtaaagaaacaggggaagagcttatggatgagcttttctggcatcgccgggcgcatcatccttacactcttccaaaattcgttcaaaggatggaaagggaagttcttcaaagtacgtgcgaccaagcgcgatcctaccgtcctagagggctttcccctatactggacggataagcccataaccatgaaggcccTGGCTTTGGATGAGCTCGCCCCCGCCGATCGGGacgtgtgcaaagccttggcggggctgggggtagtcttcgataccgccaaactcatcgcaaacgaattcaacgcccatgggctctccacctactttggtatctACCCTTGATTATTTATACTACATTAGCTATTGTGGTTATACGGATTCACTTGCTTGCTTGAACCCCTGTGGTTATCTGCGTGTGTCTGGCCATAGAACTCCCCTTCTGCTTTATCTGAATTAATCTTTGCCCTACTATTCTTTGCTgctgcaggttcagtgatgacttctTCGAGGCGGCTTGCTCTTGCCAAATTTTTGAAGAAGGCAAAATCTGCCAAAGAGGGTGGGGACGCCGTCGCCTCTGACGTGCCCACCGTCGCTTCCCTGCCGATTCCTCCACCGtctgcttctcctcctcccattgccgcggttccattagccatggcgtcgacccctgccccagcacgccccatcaaagggaaaagggtgctGATAGTAGACTCTGACAGCGAAGACTCGGGCACTGCCCTGGTTTCCCATAAGAGGAGGGCTACGGGCCTTCCTGCCTCATCAGCCGCGTCTCCCGATGGTGGGAGctctctcagggacgatcctccTAGTGCCACATCACCTCCACCTCCACTAGCCCACGAGGAACGAGAAGAAAGGATTGACTCGGTTCCCCCGCTCTCGCCGTTGCCGCATCGTGACGCAGCTGAGGCCTCGGGCTCCGCCTCTCCTGTATCAGTCCCTGCTTCGACTTCCCGCAAACCTCGAATTCCTCGCCCcattcatagggagttgacgcagggtTTCACCGAAGGAATGTCACCGACTGATCCTCAAaaggggggaggcatgccttattatatgGGGGCATTTCTGGCGGTGGCACTCAAGTGGCGCACCCAGGCTCGAAACGCTATCAAAGGGAGGGAGGCTCTCTGCAAGCTGAGACAAGAGGTGGGagcgttgaaggaggagaaacaaaactGGGGGCTCAAGGAGGAAACTTCCCAATCCTTGCTAAAACTGGCCCACGAGGGTAGGGAGGGGGCTGAGGCGTACGCGCGAGAACTGGAACAGGCGCATGCCGATCAACTAGCCCAGCTCACCTCCTACCAACTCCAAAACATTGGCCTCCAAGAGGCGGCTCTTGCCTCCGAAGTGCAGCGAAGAAAACTTGAAGAGCTGGTtgctgcttggaggcagaagctAGGTGAGAGCGAGGACGCCTTGGCTGCGAAGGTTGAAGCCTTGAGCCTTCTCCAAGCCGAGGCTAACaagctccgcgtggagaaggaatttctggagaagCAATTGATATCCAAGGACTCTAGGGTTGCGGAACTAGAGGGGGAGGTCCAAGAATtgactggggagatggcgggcgcgtttgaagagggcttccaagaggctctgactcaggcgtcctgcgagaaccctgACATCAATATTTCAatctgcgaccccacacaccatgtcgtcgacgggaagatcgtgcctatggacttggatgactgaatcgctgtctctcacccgccacctttaCCTTTCAAGCTTTTACTCCTTTTACACTTTACCTTCGTTTTTGACTCTCTCtgttaaacttgtaattctttgagcTGTCTACACGCTTGTTACAACTCTGGGTTTTTGTATGATTACTTTCGTGCCTTCGCGATATAGAATTCTGCCCGTGCGATCTTACTCTCATTCTTtgccttcgcgtgcttcggCTGTTTTGCTCGTATTATACCCGCTTCTTTCACTTTGTTGGGCGGCTTTTGTATGCTCGGGAAAGGTCACGCGCcagtgcccacgcccatggagtgGCTCACCTAGtggagccgtatcgtccatggggtATCTCTAACACCCAAACGGTCCTTTCCTTGACCCTTAACGcccgacgcccacgcctaaggagaggcctgctacagcagcgccgtgtCGTCCTCGGGTGTCTGAAACGCCGAGTGTCttggagggggggggggggtcgctccctccatggtctttccttcccataggtatcggggaacgccctgtcAGTGATTCGCTGACGTTTTGGCGgtttcatctccctccacagtctttcctacctgtgggtatcgggaaggtgacgccagtaactaactttgccctcttcgactttatctccctccacagtctttcctacccgtgggtatcggggaggcaacctcgctgatattttggtgggcgacgcccgcgacgtctcacactggcgtcgccctttatgtctttccaggcgacgcctcgggcgtctcatgctggcgtcgccttgggcgtcgtctttaccttgacattgactttgaccttggccttggtcgacgcctggggacagcgaagagctcaaggttctccccgtgccatccacgtggcgcttcttgtatggctgatgggacgttcagtcattcgacttgatccaggtggcgctccttgtatggTTGAtaggacgttcagtcattcgatttgatcctgactcctactgtgcccctgatccactttcgacggcgcatcgtaccactgggcaTTCCGTTGATACGACgtgttctgagtttaaccagggatgccagggccatccttccatctgctgccacgtggctcgatcgtgcggtgcatccattcgcgtcgtccAATGCTCTAACTGCCATACTTCtacttgcgtcgtttggcgctctaaccgctttatttaactcttcaaactctgaagcTGTTCTCATCATTTCTGCATTCTTCGTACCCTACTTAcactctctcttcttgcaccctttcttcttgcaccctttctcttctcacGAAGGGTTCTTCCAGCGTTCGCTCCCATCGCTCGACTCTTGCGTTACCGGCGGGCCATACACCTTTGACAATCCCTggtcttgttaaagaatgtcctctCATGCTACCTCCCCCAGGGTCAATCCCAAGgacctgtacccttgggcttcaaGTGAGCTTCTCGACGAATGCTCATGCTTACTcgccaccagggccataagggaacacaaagcggattcatgttcctatgatcaccgtgccttcgcgaggaggcatgacgacaacattgctgtgctcccttgcactctaggggagccagtatgtggagacgaacgggccaacgaaggggtccccttcttctacttttaccaggtggtttaaggaactgctgacggagatcaatgccgctccggcccagttataccccaacagctgggcctttgtcaaagcctttgacatcctcttcgggtttctgggttgtgcaccctcggttgacctctttcttcacttctttgaggtgaagaggaaaaggcacaacctctgggtaactctcagcaacgttcctgggagagttctcctaacccccttccaaaactcattcaccgggtggaaaggccggttcttcaagatttgCTGCACTGACCTCGTTCCCACCGCTCTGGATGGTTTTCCTCtatactgggtgagagaggcgagggccctcaaaaccaaacccttcaagaagctggctccaagtgatcaaatagcttgttggattcttgctgaggtgggaagttttgactctgcc
The sequence above is a segment of the Phaseolus vulgaris cultivar G19833 chromosome 2, P. vulgaris v2.0, whole genome shotgun sequence genome. Coding sequences within it:
- the LOC137809886 gene encoding uncharacterized protein → MSVMCGNNTDGTISVIGGNNTDCTISVIRGNNTNGTIDVIRGNNTDATITVIRGNNTNGTFTVIRGNNTDGTISVIGGNNTDRTINVNDGNNTEGNISAIGGNNSDCTISVICGNSTNGTINVKGENNTDGTISVNCGNNTNDTISVIAGNNSNVTISGIGGNKTDGTISVNYGNNTDGNINVIGGNNSDGTISVIGGNNTDGTVSFNGGNNNDGTISLIGGNNIDVTMSVICGNNTDGTISVIGGNNTNGTITVIGGNNTDGTISVNIGNYIDSTRVLCVAIILMVPSVLLVAIILIVPSVLLVAIILIVPSVLLVAIMLMVP
- the LOC137809887 gene encoding uncharacterized protein, with translation MSVIRGNNTNGSIGVIRGNNTNATITVIRGNNTNGTFTVIRGNNTDGTISVIGGNNTDGTISVNDGNNTEGNISAIGGNNSDCTISVICGNSTIGTINVKGENNTDGTIGVICGNNTNDTISVIAGNNSNVTISVIGGNKTDGTISVNYGNNTDGNINVIGGNNSCSVRLTGTSSCATSTVS